Proteins encoded by one window of Blautia faecicola:
- a CDS encoding cytochrome c biogenesis CcdA family protein yields MTQWLNTLANLIQQYIWLAPVLALVGGLVTSFTPCSLSSVPMVIAYIGGSAKNDTKKAFRLSLTMAGGLALTFLVFGSLASVLGHYLHEFGAWWYGILGVVMVLMALQIWGVIKILPNHPHDHGTGESHEEHGCECHDHHHHHEKEHHHPVDCQEGDGHCHCGPKVTKKGYLGALLAGMVSGAVASHCSTPVMIALLAMAAQAGKTAWGIFLMVMFAIGHSVLLVTAGTSYSVVERWMYDPKYERISKVLRIVMGVLILLIGVAMIYLALVHEG; encoded by the coding sequence ATGACACAGTGGTTAAATACGTTAGCAAATTTGATTCAGCAGTATATCTGGCTGGCGCCGGTTCTGGCACTGGTGGGAGGTCTGGTGACTTCTTTCACACCGTGTTCGTTATCGAGTGTGCCGATGGTGATCGCTTATATCGGCGGGTCTGCGAAGAATGACACGAAAAAGGCGTTTCGTCTGTCTCTGACGATGGCGGGCGGTCTTGCATTGACATTTCTGGTTTTTGGTTCCCTGGCGTCTGTGCTGGGACATTATCTGCATGAGTTCGGTGCCTGGTGGTACGGGATTCTTGGTGTGGTTATGGTGCTGATGGCGTTACAGATCTGGGGTGTGATAAAGATTTTACCGAACCATCCACATGATCACGGAACCGGAGAGAGTCATGAGGAACACGGTTGCGAATGTCATGATCATCACCATCATCACGAGAAGGAGCATCATCATCCGGTGGACTGCCAGGAGGGAGATGGTCATTGTCACTGTGGTCCGAAGGTGACGAAGAAAGGGTATCTTGGTGCACTGCTGGCTGGCATGGTGAGTGGAGCGGTGGCTTCGCATTGTTCTACGCCAGTGATGATCGCGCTGCTGGCAATGGCGGCTCAGGCTGGGAAGACGGCATGGGGGATTTTCCTGATGGTGATGTTTGCGATTGGACACAGTGTTTTGCTGGTTACGGCAGGGACGAGTTACAGTGTGGTGGAACGGTGGATGTATGATCCAAAGTATGAGAGGATTAGTAAGGTTTTGCGGATTGTGATGGGAGTTTTGATTTTGTTGATTGGGGTGGCTATGATTTATCTGGCTTTGGTGCATGAAGGGTAA
- a CDS encoding CatA-like O-acetyltransferase codes for MFIPIDYENWDRKEIYDAFHGYMYCMTVELDITEFLEKIHESHWKFYPSMCYCIAKTVNEHQDYRYAKINGHVGYFGQVNPHYTLLRTNSNHLFTHQWTDYNEDFAAFHKQFLEDKALAEAGDTLYYPKEDGLNNVHISIMPNTSYTALSYSKPDSFTHYNTPTVSYVPFIMIGKYHEVDGRVKIPITTEFHHAVNDGYHAEQFFHLLEDCCREF; via the coding sequence ATGTTTATTCCAATCGACTACGAAAACTGGGACCGCAAAGAAATCTACGACGCCTTTCACGGATACATGTACTGCATGACCGTAGAACTGGATATCACCGAATTTCTCGAAAAAATCCATGAAAGCCACTGGAAATTCTATCCTTCCATGTGCTATTGCATCGCAAAAACCGTAAATGAACACCAGGACTACCGCTACGCCAAAATCAACGGTCATGTCGGCTACTTCGGTCAGGTCAATCCACACTACACCCTGCTTCGCACAAACTCCAACCACCTCTTCACCCACCAGTGGACCGATTACAACGAAGACTTTGCCGCCTTCCACAAACAATTCCTGGAAGACAAAGCCCTCGCAGAAGCCGGCGATACCTTGTACTACCCAAAAGAAGACGGTCTGAATAATGTGCATATATCCATCATGCCAAACACCAGCTACACAGCCCTGAGCTACTCCAAACCAGATTCCTTCACCCACTACAATACTCCTACCGTCAGCTACGTTCCCTTCATCATGATCGGAAAATACCACGAAGTCGACGGCAGGGTAAAAATCCCAATCACCACCGAATTCCACCACGCCGTAAACGACGGCTACCATGCAGAACAATTCTTCCATCTGCTGGAAGACTGCTGCAGGGAATTCTAA
- the nagB gene encoding glucosamine-6-phosphate deaminase: MRIIVTKDYNDMSRKAANIISAQIITKPDCVLGLATGSSPVGTYKTLVDWYKKGDLDFSEVTTVNLDEYRGLTHDNDQSYYYFMNDNLFSHVNIDPAHTHIPDGTEPDAQKACDDFEAIVKSCGGTDLQLLGLGHNGHIGFNEPAEDFPKFTHCVDLTESTIQANARFFDKPEDVPTQAYTMGIGTIMRAKRILLIASGKDKAAIVKEALFGPVRPQVPASILQLHPDVTVVLDEEAASCL, from the coding sequence ATGAGAATCATTGTAACAAAAGATTATAACGACATGAGCCGAAAAGCTGCGAACATTATTTCCGCACAGATCATCACCAAACCGGACTGTGTTCTGGGTCTGGCCACCGGTTCTTCACCGGTAGGTACTTATAAAACACTGGTAGACTGGTATAAAAAAGGGGACCTTGATTTTTCTGAGGTTACTACCGTCAATCTGGATGAATACCGTGGACTGACACATGACAACGACCAGAGTTATTATTATTTTATGAATGATAACCTGTTTTCTCACGTAAATATCGATCCGGCACACACTCATATCCCGGATGGCACCGAACCGGATGCACAGAAAGCATGCGACGACTTCGAAGCCATCGTAAAAAGCTGTGGCGGAACCGATCTGCAGCTTCTTGGTCTTGGTCATAACGGACACATCGGCTTCAACGAGCCAGCCGAAGACTTCCCGAAATTCACGCACTGCGTAGATCTGACCGAGAGCACCATCCAGGCAAATGCCCGTTTCTTTGACAAACCGGAAGACGTTCCGACCCAGGCTTACACCATGGGCATCGGTACAATCATGCGTGCAAAACGAATCCTGCTGATCGCCAGCGGTAAAGACAAAGCAGCCATCGTAAAAGAAGCCCTGTTCGGACCGGTTCGTCCTCAGGTACCGGCTTCCATCCTTCAGCTTCACCCGGATGTAACCGTTGTCCTGGATGAAGAGGCAGCTTCCTGCCTGTAA